One window of Nymphaea colorata isolate Beijing-Zhang1983 chromosome 1, ASM883128v2, whole genome shotgun sequence genomic DNA carries:
- the LOC116258586 gene encoding uncharacterized protein LOC116258586 codes for MALLHRLKWKCRVGSVSDPELHQLFLLRRLSSSSSDPNDGNGAGGEGGGQSDSSTKQHSSQLPSSSSLFDDVKSRLRRPSPPREPIASSSSPVEPPDFLFSRRPSRIASLDEIRQNLAEFRRRSAPPPPKGNAGDEKKPPLSFQELYRSSVMGKKAGGEGPGDEQKPARLTLDAIRESLQQIRMSDKERAKEAPEQPLSLRAFRDSLKPQAGEQPLGTKMRIRRVPETLPPSIFGKELGEKAAASESRRTEFVKMYTYGQLGEKLRMLRPEVKLKGRSGFSLVELNDRLRRLREMEEKETQSRTDAVSYADLRDSLLQLRTSQHAEAAKTSMQRLALLGQLGGQVTPSYMLSPPKDDLVEKYFHPDNMSSSEKLKLELQKVREEFKMSESDCGSSRVQVAVLTTKIKHLSSVLHKKDKHSRKGLQSMVGRRKKLLRYLRRTDWESYCLCLSKLGLRDNPDVRANRIVSA; via the exons ATGGCGCTTCTCCACAGACTCAAATGGAAATGTAGGGTGGGCTCGGTTTCCGACCCGGAGCTGCACCAGCTTTTCCTCCTCCGCCgcctttcctcttcctcctccgaTCCTAACGACGGCAATGGTGCGGGAGGAGAAGGTGGTGGGCAGTCGGACAGCTCCACCAAACAACACTCGTCTCAGTTGCCATCGTCGTCGTCGCTTTTTGACGACGTCAAGTCGCGCCTCCGCCGGCCATCCCCTCCTCGCGAACCCATAGCGTCTTCCTCATCTCCTGTCGAGCCTCCGGATTTCTTGTTCTCACGGCGGCCTTCCAGGATCGCCTCTTTGGATGAGATCCGCCAGAACCTCGCCGAATTCCGGCGGCGTTCAGCACCGCCTCCTCCTAAGGGCAATGCGGGAGACGAGAAGAAGCCGCCTTTGTCATTCCAGGAGCTTTACAGGAGCAGCGTCATGGGGAAGAAGGCAGGAGGGGAGGGGCCGGGTGACGAGCAGAAGCCAGCGAGGCTGACGCTCGACGCGATCCGCGAGAGCCTCCAGCAGATCCGCATGTCTGATAAGGAGCGAGCTAAGGAGGCGCCGGAGCAGCCGCTCTCTCTTCGAGCGTTTAGGGATAGCTTGAAGCCGCAGGCGGGAGAACAGCCCCTGGGCACGAAAATGAGGATTCGGCGGGTGCCGGAGACACTTCCGCCGTCGATCTTCGGCAAGGAGTTGGGGGAGAAAGCTGCGGCGTCGGAGTCGCGGAGGACGGAGTTCGTCAAGATGTATACCTACGGGCAACTGGGGGAGAAGCTGAGGATGCTCCGGCCAGAGGTGAAATTGAAGGGTAGGAGTGGGTTCTCGCTTGTCGAGCTCAATGACAGGCTTAGGAGGTTgagggagatggaggagaaggagacgCAATCGAGGACTGATGCGGTGTCCTATGCTGATCTACGGGATAGCTTGTTGCAATTGCGCACGTCTCAACATGCCGAAGCAGCGAAGACTTCGA TGCAGAGACTGGCATTATTGGGTCAGTTGGGTGGGCAAGTGACTCCTAGCTATATGCTTTCACCCCCTAAAGATGATCTAGTTGAAAAG TACTTCCATCCTGATAACATGTCTTCATCGGAGAAGCTCAAGTTGGAGCTTCAGAAGGTCAGGGAAGAGTTTAAAATGTCTGAATCAGATTGTGGATCTTCACGGGTTCAAG TTGCAGTGCTTACGACAAAGATTAAGCATTTATCATCCGTTTTGCATAAAAAG GATAAACACTCTAGGAAAGGGCTCCAATCGATGgttgggaggaggaagaagctATTGAGATACTTACGGAGAACGGACTGGGAATCATACTGCCTTTGTCTTTCtaagcttggtttgagagataATCCAGACGTGAGGGCGAACAG GATTGTGTCAGCATGA